TGAAGAAAGCGAGTAGCCACGCAAAGTATACAGCCATGAGATGAGGCAGAGAATTTTGAAGCATGGGCACGAGGAAGCCGAATGAAATGGGCTGTACAACGAAGCAAGGCATGTCAAATGCGTTCACGTTCATGTAGTTCGTGCTGGCAATAGCTTGCTACTGGTAAGGTTGACGTTATATCCCGTATTGTGGAAACTTTCACAGGTGGCCATTAGGTGCGGCGGCTTGAGAAATATTTATTAAAATACTAATTACTTTCTTCTGATTTCGGTTTCAAAAGAGTGTTGTTTTGGTCACTCTGAGTGCCACTGCTATCATTTGGGCCTGAAATCTTGGCAGCAGATTTTTTGTTCACTGTCTCTTCAACTCTATGCTATCGCATTGTCATACGTGATCAGTGATAAAGCGTCCCCATGAATTTTTTATCTCTTTCTTAACAGTTTGCCGGCATACATGTTCTCCTCACTTCTCATAGTAAGATGTGAACCAGTAGCGCCATTTCACTTTCTTTGATGCACATTAATGATCTTGATGTGGAAGAAACCACAAATATTTTTTGGCACTCCTGTATGCAGTCAGCTGCAAATGTTCATTAAACGTGGTGCCCTGAAAATGTTTTAATTTCTTGGCGATATTCAAATTTCCTTAAAATTCATAAATGCGGCTCATGCTTCTGTGTGTGACTTCCGTTCTCAGCCTCCCCATTGCAGTTTCATATTTATTGCATTGTAAAAAGAGCAGCAGTGTCATTTTTGTTTATCGGAACGAGATTGTCAGCTTCACAAGCAGTTGCAGTTTTTGACCTCAGTACGGGTAATCAGAGTTGAAACATATCATCACTCCCGTCACTTGTTTCGCCTGATATTTACGATGCAGCTGCAGTAGTGAAGATAATCCATAAATTACTTTTACACCATGCTGCGTTACACCCACCATTCTACTGTTGAAAGCAAAACAACACGCGAGAGAGAGTGGAAGTTGTGAGGGCCAGTGTCAGTTGCGCCATCAGGTGTTACAGTGGGGCACCATGGAATAGACTAGGGAAGACCACGAGGTGGCATAGGGGACGAAGGCAGTAGGGGGACAGGAAGTAGATGTGCGCAGTGTGTGGCAGTTGAGGTGAGTAGGGAGGACTGTCGCAGTGGAGATATACGAGTGTGGTATGTGTGCAATCGGTGCGCTAACTGTGGCACGCAAAGGAAGCTAGTGTAGGGAAATGTACAGATAGTGTTACTTCGATCTAGTAAGTAACACTTGAGGCCTAACAAAGTATAAAGTATTTACCAGACTCAAGTGAATTCTACGGAGCAGTTTATGTTTACCGATGTCTTGCACATCATTCCCAAGAAAGAACTCAACCAAAATTACTTCTGTTCTAATCTTTCTCAAGGCCAGATGCATTGGTGTTGCTCCTTCTTTGTGCTGTGTTGATATTTTATGCTGTTGTGCCGTACTTGTTTTTTGCATTTATACTAGTCATATGATTTGCAACTGGTTGTGAACTGGAGAAGTTGGGCACTGAATTGCTATGTATCAAACTTGAGTTAGTAATTAGTCACTTATCCTAGCGGCTCATTTCCTTCCCTACAGCTGAAAAGGCACCGTGTGGACTCAGTTCGGCGTCTGGCTTCTCATCCAGTGCTTCCACTTTGTAAGCCTCTTTCACTTTTTCTCTGAAAAATATGTCGATGCATTTTTTATTGTATTCATGTGTTAACCATTGTACTAATATGTATTAGCTGATCTGAATCTAGAGCTTCAAAGCCAGAAAAGCATTCATTCATTTCAGCTTGCAATTCATTGAGCACTCAAAACATTCTTTCATTTTTTGGGTGAGACAGGTGCCCACAGACCCTGTGTTTCTtagttttgcctgttggtgctgaATAACTAGAGCATCCTTTACTCAGGCATgagtgttccttttttttttggcaatgttgcagacctgtctggctgccaggaTGGCTCTGTCAGCCTGTGGGAGTGGGGCCATTCGCAGCCAGTGTCCACCCCTAGGCTGGCGGGCACCTTCGCCAAAGTGACCAGCTTGTTGTTCAACCAGCAGGGGAACAAGGCAAGCAGACTGTGctgatcttttttttctttttttttataatggGAGCAAGCCCTGTTCTTTGAACCCTAGAACTCTGCGATGTTGTGAAGGCTAAAGGGTGCACTGGAGTGTTTGCTTGTGTATACTAGAAGTGACTTAAGTGGTAACAAACTTTGACAGCCCTTATGAAGTTGTGGGGTTTTAATAGGGGAAATaaatagtttctccccgcttCCGCAGCTGACTCAAGTTCAAAAccgccggaccccaccccgtgattccgtacgctaccgagcacacgccgaccacggcgggtctTGTTTTTGGGGAACaaagaacgacacattggctgacacaaacaggcatttattgttaCAGCAACAATAATGCTAGCTAGCAACAAAACATGCTAAGGAATCGAGATattccgactcaccagcaaggttacgagtgaatgttcgcctacgctagggcaggggatactccgaagccggacgggacgagatacgggagcaagcctccccgccacttcctcgccccgctggcaaagagcggagccgcgagtgaAACGTCGGCACGCGCCGACGATCCCAACCGAAGAGAGTGCACTCTCCAGCATGCGCAGCAACAATGCCCTCTGTCGCGCTCGtgtcgccctctcttgttagttatgTTAACCAGGGAGAGTCACGTGGCGCGCCCCACATCGAGGCGAAGCAgttgctgcagggtgcatcgcgggaaagccaaGGAAGGGGATAGCGGGGCAGTCCACAAAGTATACTTAGCTTCTGTTATGCCTTGCAGTTTTAGTGACGCAGAGTGTAACATTCCATGTGTGTAGCTTAATACAGAATACTTAAGTGTTGCTGGCATCTTGCAGGCTGTCTTTAGTGAGCAGTTTAGGAAAAATATATAAGTCTTCAGGTTTTTAGCATTTTCACAGCAAATGGCACTGTTGGCCTGTCATATAGACCAAAAGTGGTCTATATGACGGACCAGAAGAGTTATGGTTGGTGATGTGTATCTTGTCTTTGCCACCTTTTACTCAGACATGTGCTTAGACAGCATTTCCAAAGCCAAATGGGAAACACATTTGTATGTTTGATCCCTGTGATGCTGAGACGGTCATGCTGGACATAGCCTGATTTGTCAATTTCAGTTTGGAGTCACTGATGGCGACGGAAATCTGAGCCTTTGGCAAGTCAGCATGACATCCACTAATGCCAAGCCATTTTTCGTAAGCTTCTTGCTTCATTTCTGTTTGTTGAACAGGCACATTGTTGCATGTCTTGCTTTTGTATGCGTGAGGGTATCtcaggaaaaaaatatatttaatgCCTCTGCATTTGCATAAGCAGTTTAAAAGGACGGTATGGACAAATTGAAGTTTGGCTGTATTGATAAATTACAGCATCCTAATAACTAAGAGGCTACTTTCACTAGATactgagcttttataagctagaaaaggcaaaaaaaaaaaagtaggggtGTCACCACCAGctactgctttcacatgcaaacTGCGATAGCGTCAAGACCAGTTTTCGGACTAGGATCTCTGAGGCTAGACTACAGCACTGTTCACTTTCGAATGGCGGCCACGGAGCTCTTTTTGTTCTTGTCAAAGAGTTTGATTTCAGAGACGGGGCGAGAACAATGTTTCATTTTTAAATGAGATTTTCtcagcagcaataaatgccttttgCTGCTTAATAAATATCAACGTGTCCACAAAGAACCAGTCGTGCTGGATTAGTACTGGATCATAATGTAGCAACAAGAGTCATGTAGTCACTTTTTATTGTCCAAGAAGATTGCCAAGAAATAGTACTCATCAAGCAGATATGTTGTGGGAGGCCTGATGCCTTTAAATGCTACTCCGCTTTAAAACGCAGTATAGATAGGTATACTGCTTTTCAAGTCTCTGACGTGGACCTGTAATTATGTTTGTGGGACCACTACCTGTGCCCCGTGCCGCCTTGAAATCTTCTTGGATGACAGGGGAATCGCCGCCCTCTATATCTATAGGCCCTGCTTGTGTGCCTTCAATTGTTTTCGTGTACTAACCCATCTCATTGGCTTGCTTACCGACTCTTCCTTCCAGAGTGCGTCATGCCATTCCAAGCAGGCCAGCGACTTTGCCTTCGTAAGCTCATCTAGTCTGATTGCCACAGCGGGACACTCAGCTGAGAACCGCAACGTCTGCTTGTGGGACACGCTGCTGCCTCAACGCAAGGCACTTGTGGCCTGTgggtcttctttctttttttttccttttcacagCTCGTGAACCTCAGAGGAAAAGACGAAGAACTTAGAAAATGGTGCAGCTACTAGCGTAGCTGCAAAGTCCAGCTTACTCACAAATCAACCTTTCCTTTTCTCATGTAACAAACACAAAGCAAAGCTGCAGGGCACAGGTTGACACTAGTGCCTAACGGTGTCATGCTGTAGCCAGACAGCTTTTCAATAAAAAAGAAGTACATATAAAGCCCATTCTACCTGACCTAACTTGCTGCTTTCCTTAAACtgaccactgaaaaaaaaagaaatgtgtaaCAGAAGTTATGTAGTACCTTCCATGCTGATCTCATGGACAGTTTGGTCCATGAAGTCCTTCGTATGATAGCTTGATAGAAGACGTCACACCTTAGTGCATTAGTAATAACTAGGTGATGAGAAATGTCCAGGTGGGGTTTACTCTTTTTATCATTGCATTGGAGATATTATCCCCAGTATGTGTATCATTTTCACCTTCAGCTGGTCCCTGCACTCCCATTGCAGGCATTGTGCTCTGATAAAGTTGGATGTGACATTCTATTGTGCATCTTGTTCAAAGATTGAAGCGCATCATATGTTCTTTACATACCTGAATTGCTCATGTTGTGGTAAAAGACTTAAGTGTTAAAATAAGTAAAACTCCTGTTTGGGCTAGTAGTTGGTTTATGGTGAAAGTAGCAAGACGGCGTGACCAGCGGGGACAGAGAATAGGCACAAATGAAGGGACTAGCGCCAAAAATGCAGACAATTACTATTTATCGGAAAGCCAGTGATTTGCTGACACTATACATATTTCATGCATTTTCAGTGGTCAATTTACAATTAAAGCATGGTGCTAGAGTTGCTAAAATACCAGTATTCAGATTGGCAAATGGGAACGATGCTATGGAATGCATTGTAGGAACGTCTTGGGTCACTTAAAAAGCTTGTATGCAAAGGCTCACCATTTCCGTGCTGAAGGGACACTGAGACTGGCTGGTTACATTTGAAGGAGAATCTTAGAAGAGCTTTGTTGTCACTCTGGCCTTGATTTTATTGTGCCTGTGGAAACACAAAACTTGCCATCATTGTTGAAGTGCATACTTGAATTaaagaaaaactagcgccaaaccatgcaaatCATAAGAGAAGAACgaagacaagacacaagcgctaaaTTGTGGTAAaatgtggtttgcatggtttgacgctagtttttctctaattcaagtatgcaccaactagcccaaaacgAAGTGTTAATGTTGAAGTGCAGTTGGAAACACTGTCACAACTTAACGTCGGGCAACACTCTGGTTTTAGTATTTGAAAACTAGTGTGCCTTGCGCTTTTCCTTATGGTCAGCTCTAGAGGTATACGGTTTGGATTGCATTCATATCATACAGAAGGTGCATATAGTATGATCTTATCTTCCTGAACTTCCTTTGATAACAGTGGTATTTTCCTCTCATTTCAGCCTTTAATTGCCATGAGCATGGCAGTTCAGCTGTAGTGTTTGCACCACAAAACCAGCTCTTGATTTCAGCTGGCAAGAAAGGCGATGTCTGTATCCTTTATTTATTGTTCTTGCTGTCTGCCAAAGGTTCTTTTGAATGCCTTGCGTCTGACGCGCACAATATTTGTGCGAGGCTGTCCTTTTAACTCTGGTTCTCAGTATAGAACCTTTGTCTTGTTACAGTACAAtactttgaagaaccacgttgcgcattcaaaacaGACAATCACAGAAAaaagccaagaagacggaaagagcgcaaactatcaactgagtttatttgagcgaaggtgccttatatatgcagaatcacagcaaaaagaacaaggggaatgagagaggggggagggaggggggtacAGCCAGTcatctcctgatcaacaacatgtgcgcagaaaatacttctccttcttgtacaatttgacagaagagtcgcttatacatttatcgccgttttcttttatgtggtgggcctccaaaagctcacgtgctgttttgtttttactttttcctagaatttttatcttcttaagcagaggctcgcatccactgcaggcAAGGCAGTGAGCGGGCAGATTCGCTCCTTCTTTATTTCGAATTGATCGGGCATAAAAGAAAACGGCGATAAATGTATAAGCGACACTTCTGTCAAATTGTACAAGAAGGagaagtattttctgcgcacatgttgttgatcaggagatgACTGGCTgtacccccctccctcccccctctctcattccccttgttctttttgctgtgattctgcatatataaggcaccttcgctcaaataaactcagttgatagtttgcgctctttccatCTTCTTGGcttcttcctgtgtttgtctcttttgaatgcgcgacgcggttcttcaaagcaatgcaccaactagcccaacaagaagttcttctagaCAGTATAATACAATGCATGAAAGCTGTATGTGGTCTAATTGCTGTTCCGTTATTCCAGAACTTGTGTGGTGTTGCATTCTGCAATTTTGCTTTCAGTCCATTGGCAGTAGCAATTGCTTGTGCAGTACCACAGTTACTAGTAGCGACAATTCTCAGTTTGGCTGGTCAGAAATGTAGCATCTGCAAGCAACAGTCCTGCACCATGAAAAGGCATCGGTACAAAGAGCAGCTTTCGATTCATATGCTTACAACGCTTGTTCCTTCCCTGCCTTGACCTGGCTGTGATCAGTCATATTTGACgtgcggcagcggcagctgcgcCATAAGTTTCAGGCACACGATACAGCCATCAAGTGCCTTGCCCTGGACCCCCGGGAAGAGTACTACATTACTGGCTCTGCTGATGGGGACATCAAGGTATGGTCATTGCCAGCGATGCCCTGCATGATGCCTTAACACGGTTCAGGGTACAGGACCATGCTTGTGCACACCAAGTGCAAAATTACTcgagtgttcatttttttttatgacagcatACCCGAGCATGCGAAGTGCATGTTTGCTTTGAGCGTCTTCTAAAAGTGCAATTATACGTAGCTTGGCACCTATGGCACAATGGTTTTTTTAGAAAGGAAAACCATCTTTCAAAAAATGGTGTATAAACTCTGGCAcacaagtttctttttttctttttgcatgatCCTACAGACTCCAactgcatttgtttttttttatagatTTGTGTACATTTGGTGAATATGGATGGTGCAAGTGGAACATGCATGTTATGCACTGAAAGCTTGGGAAAACAGCACCCGACCATCACTGCATGGTATAGAGGCAGTGCATTTGCACAAGTCCAACAGGTTGCTCAGACATCAGAACTGCCACTCAGACCCAGGAGCTAGTGTCAGAACTTGACCTTTTCTTGCTCTGCAGCGTACACCAGCCTTCACACTCGGAATAAATCTGGCATGTTCTATAGGCATTTTTCTTTTTAGGAACTAAAGGGGCACTCATATGCTTGAATAAATTGCTTCTGCCGGTGTTTAAGTGACTGAACATAGCTCCGCATGGTTACTGTATATTTTTCAGGTTATGAGCGTTGTCACTTTCAGTAAAAATTTCAGCACACCGATTCAGTCATTACCCCATGCAgtagctcagtggctttggcatcaTCTGCCAAGGCGAAGGTTGCAGGCTTAGATTATGACTGCAATAGCTGTATTTTGATTGAGGTGAACTGAAAAAACGTCTGCATGCTATGCAAGGTTTACTTTACTGAACCCGAGTTGGTTAATCTGAAGCAGTGTACATTGAGGTCTCTTAcgactatactccatttcatacaccaggtgcaacgctgtcaaagctagcgcccttgtttgcgctgcctgttTCCGCGACCAGAAGGTAGTGCGTtctttgtggtgagcgaaacatagtaaatgctttgcctgcagacttactacatgacacatttgttaAGAGTTTGATTAAATGGACGCTTATTGCTggcgacacgctgtcgctttctcgtgccttagagcactcggccacagaacaagcAGAGTAACATGTCTGCCTTTATTTTTCCGTGCGGACTACTTTCATACCTTTCATAGCGTTACACCTGacgtatgaaacagagtatagtaTGCAGTGgcaggacattaaaccccacatactATATATATTGTACGATAGGAGTCTGCACTCCAGCTCACTAAGCACGTTGCATACTTTCAAGACTGTGCAGCTTGTTTGGCCAGGTTAAGGTACTAATAGGCAAATGCACAGGCAGGCAGCAAAGAAGTAATAGTCCACCACAATGGCATCTCATCAGAATGTTGCTTACTGTGTAGCTTCATTTTCTTGTTGCAAGAAGGCTCTGTTATGAGCTTTCAGCAGGAGACGCCAGCAGGAACAAAGCGAGCCTTATGTCATGCTTGATCTTATGCTTGCAGGTCTGGGGTCTGCCCGTTCATGTGCTGCTCTATGCCTTCCCCAGCGAGCACTCGCGGAGTACACTGTTCCGCAACATCGGTATGGGTGTGACACACCTCCTGACCGATTCCAAGGGTCGCCTGTACTCGTGCGGTGCAGATGGCTCCATGAAGATGCGTCAGCTTCCCGACCGCGATGCTGTGGTGGCCAGTTTCACCTAGTGCCACAGCCCACTTCCACGATTACATTTCGCTTCTCTGTCCCCTGCACCTTTCCATATCCCCGACTTCACACCGCATGCAGAGTGGCAGAAGCGAGTCGCATGGCTCTCGCATCTCCCGTAACTGGTATTGCTGAAACTGATTGCTCCGGCCATGTATCCAGGCACCCAACGTTATGCCACCCCTGGTCTCGTGTATCCTTGCGAGCCCCAATAGATTTTCGCAGTAATGGAGCGACGGGAATCCACTGGGCTGCCAAAGGCTAGTTCCCAATAAGAAGCCTTCTTGGCTCTGCTCTGTGGGCCCCtcttcaagtgtttttttttttttgtggccttATGCCCCTGCCCTGTTGTTTAATGTGCAGTGTAGCTGTGATAAAACAATTTTTCTTCCCCACTTCCCTGTTGTCACATTTGCCACGTGGTCTTATTCCAAGTGACATTCCTCTCAACGTGCAAAACCAGGACATGGCTTCAGTGGGGGAGATGAGGTAGTCTTGGAAATACGTTTGTTTTATGCAAATTATGCGCTGGCTGTTGATTGCTTGGTTAGCCGTTGTGCGTGGTAGATGCATGAAAGCTGTTAAATTGCTAGTCGATATCTGCGGTTGCAGTCTTTCCTTCACTGAAGACAAAGCCGAGATGTTTAAATAAAGCATGCGCAGTCATTAGTATATAAAACTAAAGCACGTTTGTATATATGTATTTATGACATCAATTTTTGCTTACGCCATTCTGTTCTACTTAGCCTTATTTTTAGAAGCAATTGTAGAGGTGGTGATGATGAAATGTGCAAGTTGTGTCTGAAATAAAAAGTTAAAGTGGGTGAATGTCTTGTTGCTTGCCTTATCGAAGTACACGGTTAAGATGtagtgagcatttttttttaatagttcGAAGCACAAATACAGTGAGAAAACTTACACTTGTACTGAGGCCatatgaacactctcaaggaagCACATTCGCTTTGCACACAACACACGTTTAACGATGAAGAGTATTAAACTTGTGTAACGAAGCCACATGAAGACTCCCATGGAAGTACATTTGCGCTACACACGGCCCCAATCGTCGAACTAAGAAAAGGAGAACAGTAAGTGTAGATGGCACCAATGATGTAAGTTAATGCACAGCAAAGCTCGGCTGTCAAACAGATGTTTCCAGAGCAGCGTCTCTGCTGTTATCTTCAGCTGATGCGAGGGCAGGTGGTCTGCAACTAGCTAAGGGCTCAGTCACTGGCCTCCCATTGTTGCCTGGCAGGATGGCGTCTGGTAGCGGAAGAGTCATTGTAGATGACAGGAAGTTTACATTCGGCGACTCTCTGCTCTTTGGCTGCTGTGCTGCGTCCATGTGTCGAGCACTAGTCTTGTCTTGAGAGGGTAGACTACGGAAGTGAAGAGAGCAGTGATGAAGACCACTTCTTGGTCGAAAGGGGCATCATGGCAGTCTTACCTTGACTTCAACTGCTCTAGGATGCTCATGAAGGCAAGGTAATGCTCGCATGTGAACTCCTGCAGAGACCAATCAAAAGAATTCGTGACAAACAGAACCTCAACTGATATCTCTGAACATATAGAATAGAAAATGACaacaggctaacgaaaagagttcagcttaagttaaggacaacgcagcgagccatggaaagaaaaatgataggtgtaacgttaagagatcggcagagtgggtgagggaacaaacacgggttaatgacatcctagtcgaaatcaagagaaagaaatgggcttgggctgggcatgtaatgcgaaggcaagataactgcttgtccttaagggtaacggagtggattccaagagaaggcaggggatgagattaagtttgcaggcaaagggtggatgcagctggcaaaggatagggttaattggagagacatgggagaggcctttgccctgcagtgggtgtagtaaggctgatgatgatgatgatgcattgcCAGAGAAACTTCCAAcagatgcatgcagttttgaTCAGCAGGGGCAACGTAGCAAAACTAAGGGAGGTGCCAGCTGGTACCATTCATTGTGTAATGTGCAGTGAAGCAATTAAGCAACTGCCCAGAGCATGTACCCAGTGCTGCCCAGTTTGAAACAGGAATGTAGATTTGGCTCCTACCTTTGGACTATGTCGAGCATGCTCGTATAAGTCGAGAAATTTGTGGATGATTCGGGGGTCACAATTTCCAAACGGTCCTCCGTGAACCTGACGCAAAAGGAAAACTCTGACATCTTGTCCTGGTTTGCGGACCCGTGTTTTGTCGATGCTTCCGAGATGCTCCTCTGGTTTCAGAACACAGCAATATTTTAGTCAGTGCGTCATTGCAGCGCGGTTTGTTACACGCAAGGGGAACAAGAGGCCCCACTTATTACCTAGTTCCGAAAGCTTGTCCACAACACCCATACGAAGTAAATGCTGCGGGTGCACTGGAATTGAAAATAGAGGCCTCAATACACATTGCATACAGATAATTAAAGTGCACACTCTGAGCTACCTTGAGACAAGTCGCTGTCAGCAGAAATCCGCTCGTTTGGCTTGAGAAGTGTAGGCTCATACGCAATGTCTTTGATAATCAGCAGGCGTCTGTCAACTTCATCTTTCAATGACTGCAAAACGACGCCGGGGTAATGTGATAAACTCTGCACAACCTAAACTACCCACATGAGCTTGCCTACTTGCCTTAGAGACACCATGACCGATCGGCACATGAGGGCTGTGCTTCGACTTCAGAGTGAATCGCATTATTTGCCTTTTAGCGAATATAAACAGTAGTAGAAAGGTCTGAAAAGACACCAACCGCACTGTGTTGACAGCAGTAAATGCTGAAGCAGCTCGCGCCACTTACCATAACTCCTAGCGCAATGCAGATAATAATAGCAACTCCAGAAAGccgatctgccatttcttcattTCAGTAAGCATGCCCAGATGATAACGAGATACGGCTGCGCGTAAGAAAGCACGTTCATGACCAAACATGCGCAGCATCCCATACAGCAGCTTCGCCAGCTTGAGCGAGGAGTGCGGGAGGCGGAGATGCCCAACGTTGATATCGGTCGAGTAACGAATACAAAGTAACACGACGTCGTAACATCGCACAGCCTTCAACGTAGTGAAATATGCTAATTTCGACTAGATGATTACATTCAACATTTCAGCTTAGTGGAAGTCGTTACTTTACTCGTGAACCTCGGTTACTTGCGCGGAAGTGGCCGAAGCAGTTGGTTTCCGATTGGCTCCGTTTGTTGTATTTTGCCAGCGGCTCGTAACACGTGACCGCGATGCTTTTTGTCCGATACCGccccaaaatggcagacagcgacTCGGAGAGATCTCCTCCGAACGACGAGAAAATAATCACGCCGGTTCAGTTGGGGCCGCGAGTTGTGACCATCTGCAAGACTGAAACAGGATTTGGCTTCAA
The Amblyomma americanum isolate KBUSLIRL-KWMA chromosome 3, ASM5285725v1, whole genome shotgun sequence genome window above contains:
- the LOC144125099 gene encoding protein C1orf43 homolog produces the protein MADRLSGVAIIICIALGVMTFLLLFIFAKRQIMRFTLKSKHSPHVPIGHGVSKSLKDEVDRRLLIIKDIAYEPTLLKPNERISADSDLSQVHPQHLLRMGVVDKLSELEEHLGSIDKTRVRKPGQDVRVFLLRQVHGGPFGNCDPRIIHKFLDLYEHARHSPKEFTCEHYLAFMSILEQLKSSLPSQDKTSARHMDAAQQPKSRESPNVNFLSSTMTLPLPDAILPGNNGRPVTEPLASCRPPALASAEDNSRDAALETSV